Proteins encoded by one window of Candidatus Latescibacter sp.:
- a CDS encoding DUF2304 domain-containing protein, with product MYPKQIAVSLILSFALLILIIRLIQKGRLDISYCWIWLGVGIIAPLIVLKYTWLLWVTSFIGAMTPTTTLFLFSILVLFLMCLQFSIVISTQHRQIKKLTQELALRTKKE from the coding sequence ATGTATCCTAAACAAATCGCTGTTTCTCTCATACTCAGTTTTGCTTTATTGATTCTTATCATCCGTCTTATCCAGAAGGGCAGATTGGATATCTCCTACTGCTGGATCTGGCTGGGTGTGGGAATCATCGCTCCGCTCATCGTGCTGAAGTACACCTGGCTTCTCTGGGTAACTTCTTTCATCGGCGCCATGACTCCGACCACCACCCTTTTTCTTTTTTCCATCCTGGTGCTCTTTCTCATGTGCCTGCAATTTTCCATTGTCATTTCCACCCAGCATCGCCAGATTAAAAAGCTGACCCAGGAACTAGCGCTTCGGACGAAAAAGGAATAG